The Limanda limanda chromosome 13, fLimLim1.1, whole genome shotgun sequence genome has a window encoding:
- the LOC133017825 gene encoding AP-2 complex subunit mu-A, which yields MIGGLFIYNHKGEVLISRVYRDDIGRNAVDAFRVNVIHARQQVRSPVTNIARTSFFHVKRSNIWLAAVTKQNVNAAMVFEFLYKMCDVMTAYFGKISEENIKNNFVLIYELLDEILDFGYPQNSETGALKTFITQQGIKGQHQTKEEQSQITSQVTGQIGWRREGIKYRRNELFLDVLESVNLLMSPQGQVLSAHVSGRVVMKSYLSGMPECKFGMNDKIVIDKQGKGGASDDAGKSSGKQSIAIDDCTFHQCVRLSKFDSERSISFIPPDGEYELMRYRTTKDIILPFRVIPLVREVGRTKLEVKVVIKSNFKPSLLAQKIEVRIPTPLNTSGVQVICMKGKAKYKASENAIVWKIKRMAGMKESQISAEIELLPTNDKKKWARPPISMNFEVPFAPSGLKVRYLKVFESKLNYSDHDVIKWVRYIGRSGIYETRC from the exons GCGTAACGCTGTGGACGCATTCCGTGTGAACGTGATTCACGCCCGGCAGCAGGTCCGATCCCCGGTGACCAACATCGCCCGCACCAGCTTCTTCCATGTCAAGCGCTCCAACATCTGGTTGGCGGCTGTCACGAAGCAGAATGTCAACGCTGCCATGGTGTTCGAGTTCCTTTATAAGATGTGCGATGTCATGACGGCCTATTTTGGCAAGATCAGCGAAGAGAACATCAAGAACAACTTTGTGCTCATCTACGAGCTGCTGGATG AGATCCTGGACTTTGGCTACCCCCAGAACTCAGAGACTGGAGCTCTGAAGACCTTCATAACCCAGCAGGGCATTAAGGGACAG CACCAG ACAAAAGAGGAGCAGTCTCAGATCACCAGCCAGGTGACGGGGCAGATCGGCTGGCGTCGCGAGGGCATCAAGTATCGCCGCAATGAACTTTTCCTGGACGTACTGGAGAGCGTCAACCTGCTGATGTCGCCACAAG GCCAGGTCCTCAGCGCTCACGTGTCGGGCCGAGTAGTGATGAAGAGCTACCTGAGTGGAATGCCTGAGTGTAAATTTGGCATGAACGACAAGATCGTCATTGACAAACAGGGAAAGGGAGGAGCATCGGATGACGCAGGGAAGAG CAGTGGGAAGCAGTCCATAGCCATCGACGACTGCACTTTCCACCAGTGTGTGCGGCTCAGTAAGTTTGACTCGGAGCGGAGCATCAGCTTCATCCCCCCCGATGGAGAATATGAGCTCATGAG GTATCGCACCACTAAGGACATCATCCTGCCGTTCAGGGTCATCCCTCTGGTGCGGGAGGTGGGCCGCACTAAACTGGAGGTTAAGGTGGTCATCAAGTCCAACTTCAAACCCTCGCTGCTGGCTCAGAAGATCGAG GTGCGTATCCCAACACCCCTCAACACCAGCGGAGTGCAGGTGATCTGTATGAAGGGAAAAGCCAAGTACAAGGCCAGTGAGAACGCCATCGTGTGGAA gatcaAACGCATGGCCGGGATGAAAGAGTCTCAGATCAGCGCAGAGATCGAGCTGCTGCCCACCAACGATAAGAAGAAATGGGCCAGGCCTCCCATCTCTATGAACTTTGAG GTTCCTTTCGCTCCGTCTGGTCTCAAGGTTCGCTACTTGAAGGTGTTTGAGTCCAAGCTCAACTACAGTGACCACGACGTCATCAAATGGGTGCGGTACATCGGCCGCTCCGGCATCTACGAAACGCGCTGCTGA